In the genome of Marinobacter sp. ANT_B65, one region contains:
- the folK gene encoding 2-amino-4-hydroxy-6-hydroxymethyldihydropteridine diphosphokinase, which produces MADQVPVYISIGSNVDRERYIRASLDALAGWFGEFEISPVYESEAVGFDGSPFFNLVVGIRTNSSVGALSRRFKQLEAENGRLRGAPKFSARTLDLDILTYGEAVGRMDGVELPRAEILKNAFVLRPLADIAPTVKHPVCRKSYLELWQGYNTGQKLWPIDFSWQGRVISKAV; this is translated from the coding sequence ATGGCTGATCAGGTTCCGGTCTATATCAGTATTGGGAGCAATGTTGACAGGGAACGGTACATCCGTGCATCTCTGGATGCTCTGGCGGGCTGGTTTGGTGAGTTTGAGATCTCTCCGGTTTATGAAAGTGAAGCTGTAGGGTTTGACGGCTCTCCATTTTTTAATCTGGTGGTGGGTATCAGGACCAATTCTTCGGTAGGTGCGCTTTCACGGCGCTTCAAGCAGCTGGAGGCAGAAAACGGCCGTCTCCGGGGTGCCCCGAAATTCAGTGCAAGAACATTGGATCTCGATATTTTGACATACGGTGAGGCTGTAGGCCGGATGGACGGTGTGGAATTGCCCAGGGCCGAGATTCTCAAGAACGCTTTTGTGCTGCGCCCTCTGGCAGATATTGCTCCGACGGTGAAACATCCTGTGTGCCGGAAGAGTTATCTTGAGCTCTGGCAAGGCTACAATACCGGCCAGAAGTTGTGGCCGATAGATTTCAGCTGGCAGGGGCGGGTGATTTCAAAGGCGGTTTGA
- the plsY gene encoding glycerol-3-phosphate 1-O-acyltransferase PlsY — protein MILSDPAITVALCTAAYLAGSVLFALPVCRLWGLPDPRAQGSGNPGATNVYRAGGWQPAMVTLALDAAKGWLPVWLAHNAGLSGLVQAMVALFAVTGHMIPAFYRFKGGKGVATALGAGLALAPATTLAMATLWLLVLWRWRISALASVIAIISGPVISAFIEPENLPMFGLLAILIVVRHRNNLIRLAQGREIGL, from the coding sequence ATGATCCTGAGTGACCCGGCAATAACTGTTGCGCTATGTACCGCGGCCTATCTGGCCGGTTCAGTGCTGTTTGCACTCCCGGTTTGCCGGCTTTGGGGACTGCCCGACCCGAGGGCCCAGGGTTCGGGAAATCCCGGGGCAACCAACGTTTACCGGGCTGGTGGCTGGCAACCCGCCATGGTCACTCTGGCACTGGACGCTGCCAAAGGCTGGCTGCCTGTCTGGCTCGCACATAACGCAGGATTATCCGGCCTGGTGCAGGCGATGGTCGCACTGTTTGCCGTGACCGGGCACATGATTCCGGCATTCTATCGCTTCAAGGGCGGCAAAGGCGTTGCAACAGCGCTGGGCGCAGGCCTTGCACTGGCACCCGCGACAACACTGGCAATGGCAACTCTATGGCTACTGGTACTCTGGCGCTGGAGAATCTCCGCACTGGCATCTGTGATAGCCATCATCAGCGGGCCGGTTATCAGCGCATTTATTGAACCGGAAAACCTGCCCATGTTTGGCCTGCTGGCGATTCTGATCGTCGTGCGTCACCGCAATAATCTGATACGCCTCGCCCAAGGGCGGGAAATCGGCCTTTAA
- the folB gene encoding dihydroneopterin aldolase, giving the protein MADSVLIEGLVVETVVGVYDWEREVTQALVVDLEMAWDNCIPGASDDVADALDYAAVSARVESCLKELEPQLLERGAEVLAEVILREFGVGWLRLTMRKPGAVPAARSVGVCIERFASRGELGNG; this is encoded by the coding sequence TTGGCAGATAGTGTATTGATCGAAGGCCTGGTTGTAGAAACCGTGGTGGGTGTGTACGACTGGGAGCGGGAAGTAACCCAGGCTCTGGTGGTGGATCTTGAGATGGCCTGGGATAACTGTATTCCCGGGGCGTCGGATGACGTAGCGGATGCCCTTGATTACGCGGCGGTGAGTGCAAGAGTTGAATCCTGCCTTAAAGAGCTTGAGCCACAGCTGCTGGAGCGCGGAGCGGAGGTCCTGGCTGAGGTTATACTGCGGGAGTTCGGCGTTGGCTGGCTCCGGCTGACGATGCGCAAGCCCGGCGCTGTGCCCGCAGCTCGTTCAGTAGGGGTCTGCATTGAAAGGTTTGCCAGTAGAGGAGAGCTCGGTAATGGCTGA
- the tsaD gene encoding tRNA (adenosine(37)-N6)-threonylcarbamoyltransferase complex transferase subunit TsaD produces MLILGIETSCDETGVALFDTDEGLLSHALFSQVDMHADYGGVVPELASRDHVRKLLPLCDQVLSDAGQTRKDIEGIAYTAGPGLIGALMVGGSVAHALGFALGIPVLGVHHMEGHLLAPMLEENPPAFPFVALLVSGGHTQLVRVDGIGEYEMLGESVDDAAGEAFDKTAKMLGLDYPGGPRVAALAEKGVPGRYRFPRPMTDRPGLDFSFSGLKTFTLNTVNGEKKSADGLTDQVRADIALAFETAAVDTLVIKCRRALEQTGCDRLVIAGGVSANKRLRAGLEKMAEKLRAQVFYARPEFCTDNGAMIAYAGAQRMKAGQCDGERIVAVPRWPMNLLPSLAETRLTGLVD; encoded by the coding sequence ATGTTGATTCTGGGTATTGAAACGTCCTGCGACGAAACCGGCGTTGCCTTGTTTGACACCGATGAGGGGCTGCTAAGCCACGCATTGTTCAGTCAGGTGGACATGCACGCCGATTACGGCGGTGTAGTGCCAGAGCTTGCATCCCGCGATCATGTGCGCAAGCTGCTGCCCTTGTGTGATCAGGTGCTCTCGGATGCGGGACAGACACGCAAGGATATTGAAGGTATTGCTTACACTGCGGGGCCCGGACTGATCGGGGCTCTTATGGTGGGTGGCTCTGTTGCCCACGCCCTTGGCTTCGCTCTTGGCATACCGGTGCTTGGCGTGCACCACATGGAAGGTCATCTGCTGGCGCCCATGCTGGAGGAGAATCCGCCGGCATTCCCGTTTGTGGCTCTGCTTGTGTCGGGCGGGCATACACAGCTGGTGCGGGTGGATGGCATCGGGGAGTACGAAATGCTTGGCGAGTCAGTAGACGATGCAGCTGGTGAGGCCTTTGACAAAACCGCGAAAATGCTGGGGCTGGACTATCCCGGCGGCCCTCGGGTAGCTGCGCTGGCTGAAAAGGGTGTGCCGGGCCGCTACCGGTTCCCCCGCCCGATGACAGACCGGCCTGGCCTGGACTTCAGTTTCAGCGGGCTGAAGACTTTTACTCTCAATACCGTTAATGGGGAGAAAAAGTCGGCGGACGGGCTTACGGACCAGGTGCGTGCTGATATTGCCCTGGCTTTTGAAACGGCGGCCGTGGATACGTTGGTAATCAAGTGCCGGCGAGCGCTTGAGCAGACTGGCTGTGATCGTCTGGTAATTGCCGGAGGAGTCAGTGCCAACAAGAGGCTGCGGGCCGGTCTTGAAAAAATGGCGGAAAAGCTGCGTGCTCAGGTGTTTTATGCCCGCCCGGAATTTTGTACCGATAACGGGGCGATGATTGCTTATGCCGGTGCCCAGCGTATGAAAGCGGGGCAATGTGACGGTGAACGGATTGTGGCTGTGCCCAGGTGGCCTATGAACCTGTTGCCGTCTCTCGCAGAGACTCGCCTGACCGGGCTTGTTGATTGA